One genomic region from Drosophila subpulchrella strain 33 F10 #4 breed RU33 chromosome 2R, RU_Dsub_v1.1 Primary Assembly, whole genome shotgun sequence encodes:
- the LOC119551687 gene encoding uncharacterized protein LOC119551687 isoform X4 has translation MALAPEDNSSYLNMERLKKTQKLIHLYRSYECLWNPQSPGYHSSTVKDDAWRRITLHMKSGLTPDQVKLQILGLRNYYSQECSALQRSQQEGYSYVPRHSYFQDLQFLGNLDVEETNEPKASFSMGQVNDLLDDAFLLEDSTTIRANNSPNFSEAAFFSPLASLSPCVSLTKDGYTFYKMILEPEPPNGEELREFKKRSTSGNDRWYPTTYCVKCKQEEEHNREERGQSRGINSESKSSSDGNQCSCSRARTDECSCSNQSQDKPRNVTNRNGIQYRTQDQIPLPNSRKRYPRTHQNGVFVDLGNWDDGESTNNGQRNDKWPGPRLCSQNRQEWQPRYRKVVPNVPNDDRKSKCGSWKRNNDAICQRLQNQLASQENQSARYSEKGSEEFSAQSQENKNDRRRSGEDQLNAMLLQKKAQKNRNSQNTPIDPAQYNNNQPISNQAYYNTTQPVENQCYCDTNQSNVDPQRCSTYGCQCMYCNRTVIPPQGNYYVTQQIDQNAPNYSRAVPPDNQVGQAQPYGEANYYNEYGQPAYTNQQQVYCINTENAEIWVKDQSAPGAPNPAQVPMAPLSRSWPQETESGLPQPGSQAVSAPPQSLEKIFSSNINKILQPEQPIQHPTEKKRPVPPPRDIKYVECPAYKGVQKTGDQRERLGKGNYQSQRRTNDSEEDSVGGNNQPIRSYDEGNRSRKRQRNQDPDRQVQNQNEERPTQRRSRNDDGVVSNPNSNYEDSPPRRGRDPNGSSNKSKVFQLQTDDSQFIECPAYNRENPKECPSLKCRLDDPSQPSRGERSVRRRRPTSGDRDYDEEETPSSRRRSQGQDRNRPENGDYEEQKQSVREKYAGQRQDDNSRIKGKSDDEAYRSKRRKEENCTDKTCPFRSSTKKYKDRSGREVENPRNGNGNGNYQSSKRKYNECDDYTCPYINSGEVKASPKERSRRQRDQSYPKEYDEEESEARRKYRSESPARRPPRDFNKFEDSEKNQKDVRNYRRTRNEASADIDDSDDNVYKSERYRNDNRNYNKDQDIDIDDADDKAYKSRRYRNDNRDYNKEQEDGVPTERVNKYSRREERNYSSKDNERYQRGYRNGNDYRNNTVDECMCEDDFESDNAYGAYPMRENKYRGDKVSNDYKRTETSRRIKSYDDSENEDGEYVNSDRKNNYRKRYEDQQPFYSRGTDMATSYSRGTDVYESEYDCLCSDNEDPQSSRQNRSNQAARNDQRALGNTKNEMKERTRGNINNTGADFNGNDYPKYENSNSNRAPESSVPKRSRQDNQNSEDHGKNDRDRSNEIDGCLCEPAGGEYYSKYQNGNTNRTPETPSTNKSRKDKQDPNDPGKDDRGIRNDIECCECDPNEAEYSKYEKNSSNQANDNEVSCEDCTCDPNEPKITVGKERNQAGSINALAESQDHKKESSGRPKKPSKTERKEAKTKPVSTSDNQTPTVKKSSRPKTGVFPRVQSRSASPAHLAASLRTQPGEPIKRRTSLRTGGQSSAAKRTMDTHAAANRRR, from the exons ATGGCATTGGCACCCGAGGATAACTCCTCGTATTTGAATATGGAACGCTTAAAAAAGACCCAGAAGCTTATCCACCTTTATCGATCATACGAATGCCTATGGAACCCCCAATCTCCTGGTTACCACAGCAGTACTGTAAAGGATGACGCTTGGCGAAGAATAACTCTCCATATGAAGAGCGGCTTAACCCCTGACCAGGTTAAGCTGCAGATACTCGGCCTCCGAAACTATTACTCCCAGGAATGTTCCGCCCTTCAAAGGAGTCAGCAAGAAGGTTATAGTTATGTTCCCAGGCACTCTTATTTCCAGGACCTGCAATTCTTGGGTAACCTGGATGTTGAAGAAACAAATGAG CCCAAGGCCAGTTTTAGCATGGGCCAAGTCAATGACCTCCTGGATGATGCTTTTCTTCTAGAAGATAGTACTACTATTAGAGCAAACAATTCGCCCAACTTTTCGGAGGCCGCATTCTTTTCTCCTTTAGCTTCATTGAGTCCCTGCGTTAGTTTAACCAAAGACGGTTACACCTTCTATAAGATGATATTAGAACCTGAACCACCCAATGGAGAGGAACTAAGGGAGTTTAAAAAACGATCCACCTCCGGCAACGACCGCTGGTATCCCACGACCTACTGTGTGAAGTGCAAGCAAGAGGAAGAACATAATCGCGAAGAAAGAGGTCAAAGCCGTGGGATTAATTCTGAAAGTAAAAGTTCCTCGGATGGGAATCAATGCAGTTGTAGCAGAGCGCGGACGGATGAGTGCTCGTGTTCAAACCAATCTCAGGATAAGCCAAGAAACGTGACAAATCGAAACGGTATTCAGTATCGAACACAGGATCAAATTCCTTTACCGAACAGCCGTAAACGCTATCCACGAACCCATCAAAATGGGGTCTTTGTAGATCTAGGCAACTGGGACGATGGGGAGTCCACCAATAATGGACAGCGGAACGATAAGTGGCCAGGTCCCAGACTATGTTCCCAAAACCGCCAGGAATGGCAGCCCAGATACCGCAAAGTAGTCCCAAATGTCCCAAATGATGATCGAAAGTCCAAGTGCGGAAGCTGGAAGCGGAATAATGATGCCATATGCCAGCGACTTCAAAATCAGTTGGCGAGTCAGGAGAACCAAAGTGCACGTTACTCCGAAAAAGGCTCCGAAGAATTCTCTGCCCAGAGTCAAGAGAATAAGAATGATCGTCGGCGGTCGGGCGAGGATCAATTGAATGCGATGCTATTACAGAAAAAGGCGCAGAAGAATAGGAACTCCCAGAACACTCCCATTGATCCGGCACAGTATAACAACAATCAACCGATTTCAAATCAGGCTTACTATAATACAACCCAACcggttgaaaatcaatgttATTGCGATACTAACCAATCAAATGTGGATCCCCAGCGATGTAGTACGTATGGATGCCAGTGCATGTACTGCAATCGAACTGTGATTCCACCCCAGGGGAATTACTACGTAACGCAGCAGATCGATCAGAATGCCCCAAACTATTCCAGAGCAGTTCCCCCAGATAATCAAGTGGGACAGGCTCAACCTTATGGAGAAGCGAATTATTATAATGAGTACGGACAGCCTGCATATACCAACCAACAGCAAGTCTATTGCATCAATACAGAAAATGCAGAAATATGGGTAAAGGATCAGTCCGCGCCTGGAGCTCCAAATCCTGCCCAGGTGCCCATGGCTCCGCTATCTAGGTCCTGGCCGCAGGAAACGGAAAGTGGTCTACCCCAGCCAGGTAGTCAGGCCGTAAGTGCTCCTCCCCAAAGTCTAGAAAAGATCTTTTCatcaaatataaataaaattcttcAGCCCGAGCAACCTATTCAGCATCCTACTGAAAAGAAAAGACCAGTGCCACCGCCACGGGATATTAAATATGTGGAGTGCCCTGCCTATAAAGGGGTACAAAAAACTGGTGACCAAAGAGAACGATTAGGAAAGGGAAATTACCAAAGTCAACGAAGAACTAATGATTCTGAGGAGGATTCTGTTGGTGGGAACAATCAACCGATAAGATCATATGACGAAGGGAACCGATCTCGTAAGAGACAACGTAATCAAGACCCAGATCGTCAAGTTCAAAATCAAAATGAAGAACGTCCTACACAAAGGCGATCTCGCAATGATGATGGGGTTGTTAGTAACCCCAATTCCAACTATGAAGATTCTCCTCCACGACGGGGTAGAGATCCTAACGGCAGCTCAAACAAATCAAAAGTTTTTCAACTTCAAACCGACGATTCTCAATTTATAGAGTGTCCAGCGTATAATCGTGAAAATCCCAAGGAATGCCCCAGTTTAAAATGCAGACTAGACGATCCCAGTCAACCAAGCCGCGGAGAAAGAAGTGTCCGAAGGAGAAGGCCCACTTCAGGGGATCGGGACTATGATGAGGAGGAAACTCCAAGTTCCAGGAGAAGATCCCAAGGTCAAGATAGAAATAGGCCAGAAAATGGTGACTATGAAGAGCAGAAACAAAGTGTCAGGGAAAAATACGCTGGTCAAAGGCAAGATGATAATTCTCGGATCAAAGGAAAATCAGATGATGAAGCTTATAGGTCAAAAAGGCGAAAGGAAGAAAACTGCACCGACAAAACCTGTCCGTTTAGAAGTTctactaaaaaatataaagatcGTTCCGGTCGGGAGGTGGAAAACCCAAGAAATGGTAATGGCAATGGTAATTATCAAAGctcaaaaagaaaatataatgaGTGCGATGATTACACGTGTCCATATATTAATTCTGGCGAAGTAAAAGCATCCCCTAAAGAAAGGTCGCGAAGGCAACGAGATCAATCCTATCCAAAAGAGTACGACGAGGAAGAAAGTGAAGCCAGAAGAAAGTATAGAAGTGAGTCCCCAGCAAGAAGGCCACCAAGggattttaataaatttgaaGATTCCGAAAAAAACCAGAAAGATGTTAGGAATTATAGGCGAACGAGAAATGAGGCTTCCGCTGATATTGATGATTCAGATGACAATGTATATAAGTCAGAAAGATATAGAAATGATAATCGCAACTATAATAAAGACCAAGATATTGATATTGATGATGCTGATGACAAAGCATATAAGTCAAGAAGATATAGAAATGATAATCGCGACTATAATAAAGAACAAGAAGATGGGGTGCCTACAGAAAGAGTTAACAAGTATTCGAGAAGGGAGGAAAGAAATTATTCAAGTAAAGATAATGAAAGGTATCAGAGAGGTTACCGCAATGGAAACGATTACAGAAACAATACAGTAGATGAGTGCATGTGTGAAGACGATTTTGAATCCGATAATGCCTATGGTGCCTATCCTATGAGGGAGAATAAGTATCGAGGTGACAAGGTATCGAATGATTATAAAAGAACAGAAACATCCAGAAGAATCAAAAGTTATGATGACTCGGAAAATGAGGATGGAGAATACGTAAATTCGGATAGGAAAAACAATTATCGGAAACGATATGAAGACCAGCAACCTTTTTATTCAAGGGGAACGGACATGGCAACTTCTTATTCGAGGGGAACGGATGTATACGAGTCGGAATATGACTGCCTTTGCAGTGATAATGAAGATCCTCAGAGCTCTAGGCAAAACAGGAGCAATCAAGCAGCCAGAAACGATCAGAGGGCCTTAGGCAATAccaaaaatgaaatgaaagaaAGAACCAGAGGAAATATAAACAATACAGGGGCCGATTTTAATGGCAACGATTATCCAAAATACGAAAATAGTAATAGCAATAGGGCACCTGAGTCTTCTGTGCCAAAAAGAAGTAGACAAGATAATCAGAATTCCGAAGATCATGGAAAGAATGACAGAGATAGGAGTAATGAAATAGACGGCTGTTTATGCGAACCTGCAGGAGGTGAATATTACTCAAAATACCAAAATGGAAATACCAATAGGACGCCAGAGACTCCCTCGACAAACAAAAGTAGAAAAGATAAACAAGATCCCAATGATCCTGGGAAGGATGACAGAGGTATAAGAAATGACATAGAGTGCTGTGAGTGCGATCCTAATGAAGCTGAATATTCCAAATACGAAAAAAACAGCTCCAATCAAGCAAATGATAACGAAGTTTCTTGCGAGGATTGTACATGTGATCCTAACGAACCAAAGATTACTGTGGGCAAGGAACGAAATCAAGCTGGTAGTATCAATGCTTTAGCCGAAAGCCAGGATCACAAAAAAGAGTCCAGCGGAAGGCCCAAGAAACCATCGAAGACGGAACGAAAGGAAGCCAAAACTAAGCCAGTATCTACCAGTGATAACCAGACGCCTACTGTCAAGAAGAGTTCCCGCCCAAAGACGGGGGTTTTCCCCAGAGTTCAGTCCCGATCTGCAAGTCCCGCTCATCTCGCTGCATCTCTGAGGACTCAGCCAGGAGAGCCGATCAAGAGACGAACCTCGTTGAGGACTGGAGGACAATCCAGTGCCGCCAAGAGAACCATGGACACACATGCAGCTGCCAACA GACGAAGGTAA
- the LOC119551687 gene encoding uncharacterized protein LOC119551687 isoform X3 produces MALAPEDNSSYLNMERLKKTQKLIHLYRSYECLWNPQSPGYHSSTVKDDAWRRITLHMKSGLTPDQVKLQILGLRNYYSQECSALQRSQQEGYSYVPRHSYFQDLQFLGNLDVEETNEPKASFSMGQVNDLLDDAFLLEDSTTIRANNSPNFSEAAFFSPLASLSPCVSLTKDGYTFYKMILEPEPPNGEELREFKKRSTSGNDRWYPTTYCVKCKQEEEHNREERGQSRGINSESKSSSDGNQCSCSRARTDECSCSNQSQDKPRNVTNRNGIQYRTQDQIPLPNSRKRYPRTHQNGVFVDLGNWDDGESTNNGQRNDKWPGPRLCSQNRQEWQPRYRKVVPNVPNDDRKSKCGSWKRNNDAICQRLQNQLASQENQSARYSEKGSEEFSAQSQENKNDRRRSGEDQLNAMLLQKKAQKNRNSQNTPIDPAQYNNNQPISNQAYYNTTQPVENQCYCDTNQSNVDPQRCSTYGCQCMYCNRTVIPPQGNYYVTQQIDQNAPNYSRAVPPDNQVGQAQPYGEANYYNEYGQPAYTNQQQVYCINTENAEIWVKDQSAPGAPNPAQVPMAPLSRSWPQETESGLPQPGSQAVSAPPQSLEKIFSSNINKILQPEQPIQHPTEKKRPVPPPRDIKYVECPAYKGVQKTGDQRERLGKGNYQSQRRTNDSEEDSVGGNNQPIRSYDEGNRSRKRQRNQDPDRQVQNQNEERPTQRRSRNDDGVVSNPNSNYEDSPPRRGRDPNGSSNKSKVFQLQTDDSQFIECPAYNRENPKECPSLKCRLDDPSQPSRGERSVRRRRPTSGDRDYDEEETPSSRRRSQGQDRNRPENGDYEEQKQSVREKYAGQRQDDNSRIKGKSDDEAYRSKRRKEENCTDKTCPFRSSTKKYKDRSGREVENPRNGNGNGNYQSSKRKYNECDDYTCPYINSGEVKASPKERSRRQRDQSYPKEYDEEESEARRKYRSESPARRPPRDFNKFEDSEKNQKDVRNYRRTRNEASADIDDSDDNVYKSERYRNDNRNYNKDQDIDIDDADDKAYKSRRYRNDNRDYNKEQEDGVPTERVNKYSRREERNYSSKDNERYQRGYRNGNDYRNNTVDECMCEDDFESDNAYGAYPMRENKYRGDKVSNDYKRTETSRRIKSYDDSENEDGEYVNSDRKNNYRKRYEDQQPFYSRGTDMATSYSRGTDVYESEYDCLCSDNEDPQSSRQNRSNQAARNDQRALGNTKNEMKERTRGNINNTGADFNGNDYPKYENSNSNRAPESSVPKRSRQDNQNSEDHGKNDRDRSNEIDGCLCEPAGGEYYSKYQNGNTNRTPETPSTNKSRKDKQDPNDPGKDDRGIRNDIECCECDPNEAEYSKYEKNSSNQANDNEVSCEDCTCDPNEPKITVGKERNQAGSINALAESQDHKKESSGRPKKPSKTERKEAKTKPVSTSDNQTPTVKKSSRPKTGVFPRVQSRSASPAHLAASLRTQPGEPIKRRTSLRTGGQSSAAKRTMDTHAAANSKLPFDLNSAAYFICKLQDEGNNHQYLLVVPKKPIGPPDGQRMGPGQESVKQLHCQRQCSGFQSMSWVDSSAISQSQPSQPSRPSRPSQQSQTRSGGLSVLGSFRVPPVLASTALCIIKEHLNRSTIDTNPERRLRGPGDPFFGHPTKPMPRLWTRTGPYCSPTIPFKI; encoded by the exons ATGGCATTGGCACCCGAGGATAACTCCTCGTATTTGAATATGGAACGCTTAAAAAAGACCCAGAAGCTTATCCACCTTTATCGATCATACGAATGCCTATGGAACCCCCAATCTCCTGGTTACCACAGCAGTACTGTAAAGGATGACGCTTGGCGAAGAATAACTCTCCATATGAAGAGCGGCTTAACCCCTGACCAGGTTAAGCTGCAGATACTCGGCCTCCGAAACTATTACTCCCAGGAATGTTCCGCCCTTCAAAGGAGTCAGCAAGAAGGTTATAGTTATGTTCCCAGGCACTCTTATTTCCAGGACCTGCAATTCTTGGGTAACCTGGATGTTGAAGAAACAAATGAG CCCAAGGCCAGTTTTAGCATGGGCCAAGTCAATGACCTCCTGGATGATGCTTTTCTTCTAGAAGATAGTACTACTATTAGAGCAAACAATTCGCCCAACTTTTCGGAGGCCGCATTCTTTTCTCCTTTAGCTTCATTGAGTCCCTGCGTTAGTTTAACCAAAGACGGTTACACCTTCTATAAGATGATATTAGAACCTGAACCACCCAATGGAGAGGAACTAAGGGAGTTTAAAAAACGATCCACCTCCGGCAACGACCGCTGGTATCCCACGACCTACTGTGTGAAGTGCAAGCAAGAGGAAGAACATAATCGCGAAGAAAGAGGTCAAAGCCGTGGGATTAATTCTGAAAGTAAAAGTTCCTCGGATGGGAATCAATGCAGTTGTAGCAGAGCGCGGACGGATGAGTGCTCGTGTTCAAACCAATCTCAGGATAAGCCAAGAAACGTGACAAATCGAAACGGTATTCAGTATCGAACACAGGATCAAATTCCTTTACCGAACAGCCGTAAACGCTATCCACGAACCCATCAAAATGGGGTCTTTGTAGATCTAGGCAACTGGGACGATGGGGAGTCCACCAATAATGGACAGCGGAACGATAAGTGGCCAGGTCCCAGACTATGTTCCCAAAACCGCCAGGAATGGCAGCCCAGATACCGCAAAGTAGTCCCAAATGTCCCAAATGATGATCGAAAGTCCAAGTGCGGAAGCTGGAAGCGGAATAATGATGCCATATGCCAGCGACTTCAAAATCAGTTGGCGAGTCAGGAGAACCAAAGTGCACGTTACTCCGAAAAAGGCTCCGAAGAATTCTCTGCCCAGAGTCAAGAGAATAAGAATGATCGTCGGCGGTCGGGCGAGGATCAATTGAATGCGATGCTATTACAGAAAAAGGCGCAGAAGAATAGGAACTCCCAGAACACTCCCATTGATCCGGCACAGTATAACAACAATCAACCGATTTCAAATCAGGCTTACTATAATACAACCCAACcggttgaaaatcaatgttATTGCGATACTAACCAATCAAATGTGGATCCCCAGCGATGTAGTACGTATGGATGCCAGTGCATGTACTGCAATCGAACTGTGATTCCACCCCAGGGGAATTACTACGTAACGCAGCAGATCGATCAGAATGCCCCAAACTATTCCAGAGCAGTTCCCCCAGATAATCAAGTGGGACAGGCTCAACCTTATGGAGAAGCGAATTATTATAATGAGTACGGACAGCCTGCATATACCAACCAACAGCAAGTCTATTGCATCAATACAGAAAATGCAGAAATATGGGTAAAGGATCAGTCCGCGCCTGGAGCTCCAAATCCTGCCCAGGTGCCCATGGCTCCGCTATCTAGGTCCTGGCCGCAGGAAACGGAAAGTGGTCTACCCCAGCCAGGTAGTCAGGCCGTAAGTGCTCCTCCCCAAAGTCTAGAAAAGATCTTTTCatcaaatataaataaaattcttcAGCCCGAGCAACCTATTCAGCATCCTACTGAAAAGAAAAGACCAGTGCCACCGCCACGGGATATTAAATATGTGGAGTGCCCTGCCTATAAAGGGGTACAAAAAACTGGTGACCAAAGAGAACGATTAGGAAAGGGAAATTACCAAAGTCAACGAAGAACTAATGATTCTGAGGAGGATTCTGTTGGTGGGAACAATCAACCGATAAGATCATATGACGAAGGGAACCGATCTCGTAAGAGACAACGTAATCAAGACCCAGATCGTCAAGTTCAAAATCAAAATGAAGAACGTCCTACACAAAGGCGATCTCGCAATGATGATGGGGTTGTTAGTAACCCCAATTCCAACTATGAAGATTCTCCTCCACGACGGGGTAGAGATCCTAACGGCAGCTCAAACAAATCAAAAGTTTTTCAACTTCAAACCGACGATTCTCAATTTATAGAGTGTCCAGCGTATAATCGTGAAAATCCCAAGGAATGCCCCAGTTTAAAATGCAGACTAGACGATCCCAGTCAACCAAGCCGCGGAGAAAGAAGTGTCCGAAGGAGAAGGCCCACTTCAGGGGATCGGGACTATGATGAGGAGGAAACTCCAAGTTCCAGGAGAAGATCCCAAGGTCAAGATAGAAATAGGCCAGAAAATGGTGACTATGAAGAGCAGAAACAAAGTGTCAGGGAAAAATACGCTGGTCAAAGGCAAGATGATAATTCTCGGATCAAAGGAAAATCAGATGATGAAGCTTATAGGTCAAAAAGGCGAAAGGAAGAAAACTGCACCGACAAAACCTGTCCGTTTAGAAGTTctactaaaaaatataaagatcGTTCCGGTCGGGAGGTGGAAAACCCAAGAAATGGTAATGGCAATGGTAATTATCAAAGctcaaaaagaaaatataatgaGTGCGATGATTACACGTGTCCATATATTAATTCTGGCGAAGTAAAAGCATCCCCTAAAGAAAGGTCGCGAAGGCAACGAGATCAATCCTATCCAAAAGAGTACGACGAGGAAGAAAGTGAAGCCAGAAGAAAGTATAGAAGTGAGTCCCCAGCAAGAAGGCCACCAAGggattttaataaatttgaaGATTCCGAAAAAAACCAGAAAGATGTTAGGAATTATAGGCGAACGAGAAATGAGGCTTCCGCTGATATTGATGATTCAGATGACAATGTATATAAGTCAGAAAGATATAGAAATGATAATCGCAACTATAATAAAGACCAAGATATTGATATTGATGATGCTGATGACAAAGCATATAAGTCAAGAAGATATAGAAATGATAATCGCGACTATAATAAAGAACAAGAAGATGGGGTGCCTACAGAAAGAGTTAACAAGTATTCGAGAAGGGAGGAAAGAAATTATTCAAGTAAAGATAATGAAAGGTATCAGAGAGGTTACCGCAATGGAAACGATTACAGAAACAATACAGTAGATGAGTGCATGTGTGAAGACGATTTTGAATCCGATAATGCCTATGGTGCCTATCCTATGAGGGAGAATAAGTATCGAGGTGACAAGGTATCGAATGATTATAAAAGAACAGAAACATCCAGAAGAATCAAAAGTTATGATGACTCGGAAAATGAGGATGGAGAATACGTAAATTCGGATAGGAAAAACAATTATCGGAAACGATATGAAGACCAGCAACCTTTTTATTCAAGGGGAACGGACATGGCAACTTCTTATTCGAGGGGAACGGATGTATACGAGTCGGAATATGACTGCCTTTGCAGTGATAATGAAGATCCTCAGAGCTCTAGGCAAAACAGGAGCAATCAAGCAGCCAGAAACGATCAGAGGGCCTTAGGCAATAccaaaaatgaaatgaaagaaAGAACCAGAGGAAATATAAACAATACAGGGGCCGATTTTAATGGCAACGATTATCCAAAATACGAAAATAGTAATAGCAATAGGGCACCTGAGTCTTCTGTGCCAAAAAGAAGTAGACAAGATAATCAGAATTCCGAAGATCATGGAAAGAATGACAGAGATAGGAGTAATGAAATAGACGGCTGTTTATGCGAACCTGCAGGAGGTGAATATTACTCAAAATACCAAAATGGAAATACCAATAGGACGCCAGAGACTCCCTCGACAAACAAAAGTAGAAAAGATAAACAAGATCCCAATGATCCTGGGAAGGATGACAGAGGTATAAGAAATGACATAGAGTGCTGTGAGTGCGATCCTAATGAAGCTGAATATTCCAAATACGAAAAAAACAGCTCCAATCAAGCAAATGATAACGAAGTTTCTTGCGAGGATTGTACATGTGATCCTAACGAACCAAAGATTACTGTGGGCAAGGAACGAAATCAAGCTGGTAGTATCAATGCTTTAGCCGAAAGCCAGGATCACAAAAAAGAGTCCAGCGGAAGGCCCAAGAAACCATCGAAGACGGAACGAAAGGAAGCCAAAACTAAGCCAGTATCTACCAGTGATAACCAGACGCCTACTGTCAAGAAGAGTTCCCGCCCAAAGACGGGGGTTTTCCCCAGAGTTCAGTCCCGATCTGCAAGTCCCGCTCATCTCGCTGCATCTCTGAGGACTCAGCCAGGAGAGCCGATCAAGAGACGAACCTCGTTGAGGACTGGAGGACAATCCAGTGCCGCCAAGAGAACCATGGACACACATGCAGCTGCCAACAGCAAGTTGCCCTTTGATCTAAACTCGGCCGCCTATTTTATTTGCAAATTACAGGACGAAGGTAACAACCATCAGTACCTCCTTGTGGTGCCAAAGAAGCCGATTGGACCACCAGATGGCCAACGGATGGGCCCAGGACAAGAGTCTGTGAAGCAGCTGCACTGCCAGCGGCAGTGCTCCGGCTTTCAGAGCATGTCCTGGGTCGATTCGTCGGCCATCAGCCAATCCCAGCCATCCCAGCCATCTCGACCATCCCGCCCATCCCAGCAATCCCAGACGAGGAGTGGTGGCCTATCCGTATTGGGCTCCTTTAGGGTCCCACCTGTCCTGGCCAGCACGGCGCTGTGCATCATCAAGGAGCACCTCAATAGATCCACTATAGACACAAATCCAG AGCGACGTCTTCGAGGCCCAGGAGACCCGTTCTTCGGCCATCCCACAAAGCCTATGCCCCGACTCTGGACGAGAACAGGACCTTACTGCTCACCAACAATCCCTTTCAAGATTTGA